TGGTTAGTACATATCTAATTTTGTAGTTGGGTTGGTAATTAAACGACTGTGCTAGTTATCTAATAAATTTTCGTGATATttttgaatttgttttttttaggttttgaaaaacCATCTGCAATTCAGCAACGGGGAATTGTTCCATTCACCAAGGGTCTCGACGTAATTCAGCAAGCTCAATCAGGAACAGGAAAGACCGCAACCTTTTGCTCCGGCATTCTTCAACAACTTGATTATAACGTAGTTGAGTGTCAGGCTTTGGTTTTAGCTCCAACGCGTGAACTTGCACAGCAAATTGAGAAGGTTATGCGCGCCCTAGGTGACTACCTTGGTGTTAAGGTTCATGCTTGTGTTGGTGGGACCAGTGTTCGTGAGGATCAGCGGATTCTTTCAGCTGGGGTCCACGTTGTTGTTGGTACTCCTGGACGTGTTTTTGACATGCTTAGGAGGCAGTCGTTACGTTCTGATTATATCAAAATGTTTGTGTTGGATGAAGCTGATGAAATGCTTTCAAGAGGTTTCAAGGATCaggttattatttttttcatataaaaatattattatattatacataATTTAAAAGTGAATGTCAGTGGACATTTCACTTTAACCTTCAACTTTGTCAAAATCTCATATTTATCCCCTAGACATTTTACTTTtacctttttaactttttcaaatCTCATTTTTACTCCTTGTAAGCCCCTTAAGTTCAGAAAGTGTCATTTTCAACCCCCTTAACTTTTTAAGAACTTTATAAACTTTTAGTTGgtcgggtcacatataatacgttttgACTCGACGGTAAAATTTGAGTTGGTCGCGTCGCGACGTCGCGTATATTATATTTTGATTGTACGGTATATATTGGATTTACTTCACGTTTTGATCCAATTGCAATGTTTATTAAGGTTACCTTGAGTTAAATCAGATACGTCGAAACACGTGGTTTCATATGGTTAACCCTTTgtgatgtacccgcgccgcaatgCGCTCGGGTGTTGTTTGtagtttattaatatttataAATCATAAGTAAACACTATCAAAACACACATTGAAATAATACCCTTAAGATATAATATAATTTTGATCCTgaacatttttttttcttctatcaGATCTATGATATCTTTCAGCTGTTACCTTCAAAGGTCCAGGTCGGTGTGTTTTCTGCAACTATGCCACCAGAAGCTCTAGAAATCACAAGAAAGTTTATGAACAAACCTGTAAGAATTCTCGTGAAGCGTGATGAATTAACCCTAGAAGGTATCAAACAATTTTATGTCAATGTCGAAAAAGAAGAGTGGAAGCTCGAAACTCTATGCGATCTTTACGAAACTCTAGCAATTACCCAAAGTGTCATTTTTGTCAACACCCGGCGAAAGGTTGACTGGTTGACCGACAAAATGCGTAGCCGAGACCACACAGTCTCCGCCACTCACGGTGACATGGACCAAAACACCCGTGACATCATCATGCGAGAATTCCGTTCGGGTTCCTCACGTGTTCTGATCACCACTGATCTTTTGGCACGTGGGATTGACGTACAGCAAGTGTCACTTGTGATCAATTATGATCTTCCAACTCAGCCTGAAAACTATCTTCATCGTATTGGACGTAGTGGTCGGTTTGGGAGGAAGGGTGTTGCGATCAACTTTGTGACTTTAGACGATGAACGGATGCTTGCGGATATTCAGAAGTTTTATAATGTGGTGGTTGAGGAATTGCCATCTAATGTTGCTGATCTGATTTAGAAAAGATTTTGAGAtgtttggtttgtttgtttgttttgttataaGTAAGAGATCAAAAGTTAGAACTTTTTTTAAATCCTTTGGTTTTGGctgttttaagttatttattattattattgtcatGACTCTGGCCTTTGGGTGTTATAAGATATTTGAAACTTATGTTTGTACCCTAAATTTTCAAGTGCAAGTATTtctgtaattgttttttttttttttttttttttttctgatgaGTTTGTATAATTCTATTTGTATTGTAAGTGGGGATGCAAGAAGCtgtataattatttttttttcccAGGGTCGTCCGCGCTGCCCCCTTTGGTCCTTCCCATCGTCCCTCTATTGCCGCTTGCAATGACGTGGCCATATACGTGACGGATCAACCTTAAGAGACTACCCTCTTTCACACAAGTTTGAGTTTACCAAGCTCTGCTTGTTTTGACGTTTgtttaatcattttacatgtatAGTTTATGATATAATGTTTGATTGTTTTATCATAACTGTATGCTAACACACATTGAGTAAAAATTATTTTATTTGTAAATATGAAGTGTGAAATCGGGCTCTTTTGTCAAAGCGTATTTTTGTTCTGTTTGAGTTTATAATAAGCCGATCAAAAGTAGCGTAGCTTACAAGCTTTGACATATCAAAAGTACTCATTATATGTATAAGTTATCGTTTAGATGTTTAGTGAGCTCGTGTAGCTTTGCTCCATTCCAATGTTTCCACACCTGACATATGTTATATCATGCCGATAAATTCAAATAAAAGATGCATAGTCAACAAAAATATTAATTCACAATCATACTTAACCGTGCTACTAGAGCAAAATATCTAGCTAATGTGAGGCTAGTCCACTTAGTAGATACATATGTCTCTTAATGGAGATGTCTCGGGTTCAATTCTGAAATGGTGAAAAATTTAGAATTATTAAGCGTAAGAAAATCAAAAAATCTAATTTATTTGACAAGAGACTATAAAAGTGTTTACTAATTTTACTATGAATACTGACATAATTATACTATGATAACTGACATAAAGTTACAACGCAACTTTTATAAACAAATTAATCTTGAGCAATCAAATTATAAAGTTACAACACAACTTttataaggctata
The sequence above is drawn from the Helianthus annuus cultivar XRQ/B chromosome 12, HanXRQr2.0-SUNRISE, whole genome shotgun sequence genome and encodes:
- the LOC110893728 gene encoding eukaryotic initiation factor 4A-15 is translated as MAGAAPEGSQFDTRHFDSKMNELLSTDGQDFFTSYDEVYDSFDAMGLQENLLRGIYAYGFEKPSAIQQRGIVPFTKGLDVIQQAQSGTGKTATFCSGILQQLDYNVVECQALVLAPTRELAQQIEKVMRALGDYLGVKVHACVGGTSVREDQRILSAGVHVVVGTPGRVFDMLRRQSLRSDYIKMFVLDEADEMLSRGFKDQIYDIFQLLPSKVQVGVFSATMPPEALEITRKFMNKPVRILVKRDELTLEGIKQFYVNVEKEEWKLETLCDLYETLAITQSVIFVNTRRKVDWLTDKMRSRDHTVSATHGDMDQNTRDIIMREFRSGSSRVLITTDLLARGIDVQQVSLVINYDLPTQPENYLHRIGRSGRFGRKGVAINFVTLDDERMLADIQKFYNVVVEELPSNVADLI